A genomic region of Desulfosarcina ovata subsp. ovata contains the following coding sequences:
- the mutS gene encoding DNA mismatch repair protein MutS — protein MAPVKSTPMMQQYLSIKERYPDVLLFYRMGDFYEMFFEDAKVASGALEITLTSRNKNNDAAVPMCGVPYRAAQGYIARLIEKGHKVAICDQVEDPKAAKGLVKREVVRVVTPGMIVEDELLDARANNFVLAFSRHQQVTGLASLDISTGTFRLTETADVAAIVDEMMRVAPREILMPVSLEEDAAFTVLRDNPLNFAITVLEDATFEWGAGRQRLMDQFETLSLEGFGCESMKAGIGAAGALVHYVTETQRQKLEHLHGIQTYFLGAFLVVDDQSCRNLELLRSIRTGGRQGTLLDILDQTVTAMGGRLMAQWLRYPMLDAARIQRRYAAVAEGVERMQARKDLRQALKSVRDLERLGSKIAMGHGNARDLTALKLSIRALKAVFAALTELTSDHYACHEDTRPLDELADLIDQAIREDAPPVTSEGGMICTGYNDELDELIRISQDGKGWLAELEAKERSTTGINSLKVRFNKVFGYYIEIPRAHSESVPDHYVRKQTLVNAERYITDDLKHFESRVLNAEDQRASLELRLFIEVRDQAKARHAKVQAIARFIARVDCLVAFAEVAHNNGYCQPQINSEGVLDIQEGRHPVVEKLITGERFVPNSILLDNQANQVLIITGPNMAGKSTVLRQVALITIMAQMGSFVPAASANIALTDRIFTRVGALDNLSAGQSTFMVEMQETANIVNNATANSLVILDEIGRGTSTYDGLSIAWAVAEHLHDLNGNGTRTLFATHYHELTELAEQLERVKNYNIAVKEWNDEIIFLRKLVAGGTNRSYGIQVARLAGIPESVIRRSKKILAQIESGAHPQVGEKKPTRSGGKKGDGHVQLGLFSPVERKVVETLQMLDLGRMTPIDALNTLNELQNQAQLVVY, from the coding sequence ATGGCCCCTGTCAAATCGACCCCTATGATGCAGCAATACCTCTCCATTAAGGAGCGGTATCCCGACGTCCTGCTTTTTTACCGCATGGGCGATTTCTATGAGATGTTTTTCGAGGACGCCAAAGTCGCCTCGGGTGCATTGGAAATCACCCTCACGTCCCGCAACAAAAACAACGACGCCGCGGTACCCATGTGCGGTGTACCCTATCGGGCCGCCCAGGGCTACATCGCCCGGTTGATCGAAAAGGGTCATAAGGTGGCCATCTGCGATCAGGTGGAGGACCCCAAGGCCGCCAAGGGCCTGGTCAAGCGCGAAGTGGTCCGCGTGGTGACCCCGGGGATGATCGTCGAAGACGAACTGCTGGATGCCAGGGCCAATAATTTTGTGCTGGCCTTCTCGCGGCATCAGCAGGTCACCGGGCTGGCCAGCCTGGATATTTCCACGGGGACTTTCCGGTTGACCGAAACCGCTGATGTCGCGGCCATTGTCGACGAAATGATGCGGGTGGCCCCCCGCGAGATCCTGATGCCCGTATCCCTCGAGGAGGATGCGGCGTTCACCGTGCTGAGGGACAACCCGCTCAACTTCGCCATCACCGTGCTGGAGGATGCCACGTTTGAATGGGGTGCCGGCCGGCAGCGGCTTATGGATCAATTCGAGACCCTTTCCCTTGAAGGATTCGGTTGTGAATCCATGAAAGCCGGGATCGGGGCCGCTGGCGCACTGGTGCATTACGTCACCGAAACCCAGCGCCAGAAGCTTGAACACCTGCATGGCATTCAAACCTATTTTTTGGGGGCCTTCCTGGTCGTTGACGATCAGAGCTGCCGGAACCTGGAACTGCTGCGCAGTATCCGTACGGGCGGCCGCCAGGGGACGCTTCTGGACATCCTGGACCAGACGGTCACGGCCATGGGGGGGCGGCTGATGGCGCAATGGTTGCGTTATCCGATGCTCGATGCGGCACGCATCCAGAGACGCTATGCGGCGGTGGCCGAAGGCGTGGAGCGGATGCAGGCACGAAAGGATCTTCGCCAGGCCCTCAAATCGGTACGGGATCTGGAGCGGCTGGGCAGCAAAATCGCCATGGGGCACGGCAATGCCCGGGACCTGACGGCATTGAAACTTTCCATCCGGGCACTCAAAGCGGTCTTCGCCGCCCTGACCGAATTGACGTCGGATCATTATGCCTGCCATGAGGATACCCGACCCCTTGATGAACTGGCCGATCTGATCGATCAGGCCATTCGCGAGGATGCCCCGCCGGTCACCTCCGAGGGGGGCATGATCTGCACCGGATACAATGACGAACTGGACGAACTGATCCGCATCAGCCAGGATGGCAAGGGTTGGCTGGCCGAATTGGAAGCCAAAGAGCGCAGCACAACGGGCATCAATTCACTCAAGGTGCGTTTCAACAAGGTTTTCGGCTATTATATCGAAATTCCGCGCGCACACAGCGAATCGGTGCCCGATCACTACGTGCGCAAACAGACCCTGGTCAATGCCGAACGCTATATCACCGACGATTTGAAGCACTTTGAATCCCGGGTGCTCAATGCAGAGGATCAGCGCGCCAGTCTGGAATTGCGTCTCTTTATCGAGGTCAGGGATCAGGCCAAGGCCCGGCATGCCAAGGTTCAGGCCATCGCCCGATTCATCGCGCGCGTTGATTGCCTGGTTGCATTTGCCGAAGTGGCCCATAATAACGGCTACTGCCAACCGCAAATCAATTCCGAGGGCGTTTTGGATATCCAGGAGGGGCGTCATCCGGTGGTGGAGAAGCTGATTACCGGCGAACGGTTTGTCCCCAACTCCATTCTTCTGGACAATCAGGCCAATCAGGTGCTGATTATCACGGGCCCCAACATGGCCGGCAAATCCACGGTGCTTCGCCAGGTGGCCCTGATTACCATCATGGCCCAGATGGGCAGCTTCGTGCCGGCGGCATCGGCCAATATCGCTTTGACCGACCGCATTTTTACCCGGGTGGGGGCCCTGGATAATCTTTCCGCCGGCCAGAGCACCTTCATGGTGGAGATGCAGGAGACGGCCAATATCGTCAACAACGCTACTGCAAACAGCCTGGTGATTCTGGATGAGATTGGCCGGGGGACTTCGACCTATGACGGGCTGAGCATTGCCTGGGCCGTGGCCGAGCACCTGCACGACCTGAACGGAAACGGAACGCGCACCCTTTTCGCCACCCACTACCATGAATTGACCGAACTGGCTGAGCAACTCGAGCGGGTGAAAAATTACAACATTGCCGTCAAAGAGTGGAACGACGAAATCATTTTTCTGAGAAAACTGGTCGCAGGCGGTACCAACCGCAGCTACGGCATTCAGGTGGCCCGTCTGGCGGGAATCCCGGAATCGGTGATTCGCCGCTCAAAGAAGATTTTGGCCCAGATCGAATCCGGGGCGCATCCCCAGGTCGGCGAAAAAAAACCGACCCGGAGCGGTGGCAAAAAAGGTGACGGGCACGTACAGCTCGGCCTGTTCAGTCCGGTCGAACGAAAAGTGGTAGAGACCCTGCAGATGCTCGACCTTGGGCGCATGACCCCCATTGATGCCCTGAATACATTGAATGAGCTGCAAAACCAGGCCCAGTTAGTCGTCTACTGA
- a CDS encoding UPF0280 family protein: MGSKPAKPSRGRAPLPESYRKRTYRERVHTTGLVAFRVVCEQTDLLIQAERPLADEAREHVLDCRGQIAGYIRRYPEFATTLVPWPNVSPAPLVVRQMIHAGQAAGVGPMAAVAGAIAESVGRGLLEATSRIVVENGGDLFVKSDAPLVAGIFAGASPLSMKMGLKIPDTGDGLGLCTSSGTVGHSLSRGVADAVCVVARSSALADAAATAIGNRIQRPGDIDGAIQSGRGMGDILGIVVVVGRQMGAWGSIELVPLNRKKG, from the coding sequence ATGGGTAGCAAACCGGCCAAACCGTCGCGTGGACGGGCACCCTTACCGGAGAGCTATCGGAAACGAACCTATCGGGAACGGGTCCACACCACCGGCCTGGTGGCCTTTCGGGTGGTGTGCGAACAGACCGACCTGTTGATTCAGGCCGAGCGACCTCTGGCCGATGAGGCCCGTGAACACGTGTTGGACTGCCGGGGGCAGATTGCCGGATACATCCGGCGTTACCCGGAATTTGCCACCACGCTGGTCCCCTGGCCGAATGTGTCGCCGGCCCCCCTGGTGGTCCGTCAGATGATTCACGCCGGCCAGGCTGCCGGGGTCGGCCCCATGGCGGCTGTGGCCGGGGCCATCGCCGAATCTGTCGGTCGCGGGTTGCTGGAGGCAACTTCCCGGATCGTTGTTGAAAATGGCGGAGATCTCTTTGTGAAGAGCGATGCGCCGCTGGTGGCCGGGATTTTTGCGGGCGCCTCGCCCCTGAGCATGAAGATGGGGCTGAAAATTCCGGATACCGGCGATGGGCTGGGGCTCTGCACCTCCTCGGGGACGGTGGGCCACTCCCTCTCCCGCGGTGTTGCCGATGCCGTCTGTGTGGTCGCCCGGTCCAGTGCCCTGGCCGATGCGGCGGCCACCGCCATCGGCAACCGGATTCAACGCCCCGGGGATATCGACGGCGCCATCCAGTCGGGCCGCGGGATGGGGGATATCCTTGGTATTGTCGTGGTTGTTGGCCGTCAGATGGGGGCCTGGGGATCGATCGAACTGGTTCCCCTGAACCGAAAAAAAGGTTGA
- a CDS encoding deoxyguanosinetriphosphate triphosphohydrolase family protein, with translation MEKSEDVTTQPVLDRLKADLNRRERTIFSSAATFSNAGIRRHPIFDSAAGYRQAFSLDADRILHSRAYTRYNDKTQVFSLIANDHITHRVLHVQLVSKIGRTIGRFLRLNEDLIEAIALGHDIGHTPFGHEGERYLSELCLKAGIGNFLHNVQSIQFLDRVERKGQGWNLCLQTLDGILCHDGEIHNRLLTPQPDKTFSTFEAEISTKKANPALALVPMTTEGCVVRMADTIAYIGRDLEDAIRLGLLKRGEIPASIVRILGNSNGTIVYRLVTDIIQNSYANRFIAFSPGISDALKNLKTFNLNRIYTNPKNKVHSATIKKLFGMLFDTYLEDLTTGNRESDIFSGFLADMSDDYVEDHSHPEIVRDYIAGMTDSYFLNRFPAHLRPVVQI, from the coding sequence ATGGAGAAATCTGAAGATGTCACAACCCAGCCGGTCCTGGACCGGTTGAAGGCGGACCTGAACCGGCGTGAACGGACCATCTTTTCATCGGCCGCCACATTCAGCAACGCCGGGATACGCCGTCATCCGATCTTCGATTCGGCGGCCGGCTACCGGCAGGCCTTCTCCCTGGATGCTGACCGCATCCTGCACAGCCGTGCCTATACCCGTTACAACGACAAAACCCAGGTTTTTTCCCTGATCGCCAATGATCACATCACTCACCGCGTTCTGCATGTGCAGTTGGTTTCCAAGATCGGTCGCACCATCGGGCGTTTTTTAAGACTTAACGAGGATTTGATCGAAGCCATCGCGCTGGGTCACGACATCGGTCACACGCCGTTCGGTCATGAAGGCGAACGCTACCTGTCCGAGTTGTGCCTGAAAGCCGGCATCGGAAACTTTTTGCACAACGTCCAGAGCATCCAGTTCCTCGACCGGGTGGAGCGAAAAGGGCAGGGCTGGAACCTGTGCCTGCAGACCTTGGATGGCATTCTCTGCCACGACGGCGAGATCCATAACCGTCTGCTGACGCCTCAACCCGACAAGACCTTTTCCACCTTTGAGGCGGAGATCAGTACCAAAAAGGCCAACCCGGCCCTGGCCCTGGTGCCCATGACCACCGAGGGGTGCGTCGTGCGCATGGCCGACACCATCGCCTATATCGGCCGGGATCTGGAAGACGCCATCCGCCTCGGCCTGCTGAAACGGGGAGAGATCCCGGCATCCATCGTTCGTATTTTGGGCAATTCCAATGGCACCATTGTCTACCGCCTGGTGACCGACATTATCCAGAACTCTTATGCCAACCGGTTTATCGCCTTCAGCCCCGGGATTTCCGATGCGCTGAAAAACCTCAAGACCTTTAACCTGAATCGGATCTACACCAATCCAAAAAACAAGGTGCATTCGGCGACCATCAAAAAACTGTTTGGCATGTTGTTTGACACCTATCTTGAAGACCTCACGACCGGCAACCGGGAATCGGACATCTTTTCCGGTTTTCTGGCGGACATGTCGGACGATTATGTCGAGGACCACAGTCATCCGGAGATCGTGCGAGACTACATTGCTGGCATGACCGACAGCTATTTCCTGAATCGGTTCCCAGCGCATCTGCGGCCGGTCGTCCAAATCTAA
- a CDS encoding ATP-grasp domain-containing protein yields the protein MARQVLALEARLRACRNVLTIGVHPNFCDYGEQERHLIRSADKIYYPTAFYAELFDTLGKATFPSYHTYKCVQDKIKQSALFQLAGLPHLRTRVFFGKRQRGRIRDYFSLPLIAKEPRGSAMGRGVFLIRNDAELDAYTRDRHVVYIQEFLPMDRDIRAVVIGGRVVHAYWRIASAGEFRTNVARGGRVSLDPVPQAALDLALETATVCRWDDVGLDICCHDGQYTLLEANMKYGREGFRAAGIDYFALMEQLIDNGEI from the coding sequence GTGGCGCGGCAGGTTTTGGCCCTGGAGGCGCGGTTGCGTGCCTGCCGCAATGTCCTTACCATCGGGGTGCATCCCAATTTCTGTGATTACGGTGAACAGGAGAGGCACCTGATCCGCAGCGCCGATAAAATTTATTACCCCACGGCGTTTTACGCGGAACTGTTCGATACGTTGGGCAAAGCCACCTTTCCCAGCTACCATACCTACAAGTGTGTTCAGGACAAGATCAAACAAAGCGCCCTGTTTCAACTGGCCGGCTTGCCCCATCTTCGTACACGCGTTTTCTTCGGGAAACGGCAGCGGGGCCGGATACGGGACTATTTTTCACTTCCGCTGATCGCCAAGGAGCCGCGGGGGTCCGCCATGGGGCGGGGTGTGTTCCTGATCCGCAACGATGCCGAACTGGATGCTTACACCCGTGACCGGCATGTGGTCTATATCCAGGAGTTCCTGCCCATGGACCGGGATATCCGCGCGGTGGTGATCGGCGGGCGGGTGGTGCACGCCTACTGGCGCATCGCCAGTGCGGGAGAATTTCGCACCAATGTGGCCCGGGGCGGGCGGGTCAGTCTCGACCCGGTCCCCCAGGCCGCCCTGGACCTGGCCCTCGAGACGGCCACCGTGTGCCGGTGGGACGACGTTGGATTGGACATCTGCTGCCATGACGGACAATACACCCTCCTGGAGGCCAATATGAAATATGGCCGGGAGGGGTTTCGGGCAGCCGGTATCGACTATTTTGCGTTGATGGAGCAGCTGATTGACAATGGAGAAATCTGA